One region of Chitinispirillales bacterium genomic DNA includes:
- the fbaA gene encoding class II fructose-bisphosphate aldolase has translation MGIFSEVNPGVIFGDDVRKTFAIAKKEKFAIPAMNVVGSDSINAAMEAAKKANSPIIIQFSNGGAAFNAGKTLKLGDQKEAVLGCVAGAKHIQTLAQAYGVIVILHTDHCAKKLLPWVDGLITESEKNFASTGKPLFSSHMLDLSEEPLKENIEMCKERLTKMAKMGMTLEIELGITGGEEDGVDNSHRAKDELYTRPEDVCYAYEELSEVSPNFTIAASFGNVHGVYKPGNVVLEPKILDQSQKFIEKKLGFAAGSNPVNFVFHGGSGSEPEKIAESLNYGVIKMNIDTDTQWAAWEGILNFYKANESYLQGQLGNPEGEDKPNKKYYDPRVWLRKMEEEIVERLQVAYKDLNALNRN, from the coding sequence ATGGGAATATTCAGCGAAGTTAACCCCGGAGTGATTTTCGGCGATGACGTCCGTAAAACGTTTGCGATTGCAAAAAAAGAAAAATTTGCAATTCCCGCAATGAACGTAGTAGGGAGCGATTCAATTAACGCGGCTATGGAAGCGGCAAAAAAAGCAAATTCGCCGATTATTATTCAGTTTTCAAACGGCGGTGCGGCGTTTAACGCGGGAAAAACGCTTAAACTCGGCGACCAAAAAGAAGCGGTTTTAGGCTGCGTCGCAGGCGCAAAACATATTCAAACGCTTGCACAGGCATACGGTGTTATCGTTATTCTTCATACAGACCATTGTGCAAAAAAACTCCTTCCTTGGGTTGACGGATTAATAACGGAGAGCGAAAAGAATTTCGCATCTACAGGCAAACCTTTGTTTTCGTCGCACATGCTTGACTTGTCGGAAGAACCGCTTAAAGAAAATATTGAGATGTGCAAAGAGCGTTTGACAAAAATGGCAAAAATGGGAATGACTTTAGAAATTGAACTCGGGATTACCGGCGGCGAAGAAGACGGTGTGGATAATTCTCACAGAGCAAAAGACGAACTTTATACTCGTCCCGAAGACGTGTGTTATGCTTATGAGGAATTGAGCGAGGTTTCTCCGAATTTTACAATCGCGGCAAGTTTCGGCAACGTTCACGGGGTTTACAAACCGGGAAATGTTGTGCTTGAACCCAAAATCTTAGACCAGTCTCAGAAATTTATTGAAAAGAAATTAGGATTTGCGGCGGGAAGCAACCCAGTTAATTTCGTTTTTCACGGCGGAAGCGGAAGCGAACCGGAAAAAATTGCGGAAAGTTTGAATTACGGCGTTATTAAAATGAATATTGATACAGACACTCAGTGGGCGGCATGGGAAGGCATTTTGAATTTTTACAAAGCAAACGAAAGTTATTTGCAAGGGCAACTAGGTAATCCCGAAGGCGAGGATAAGCCGAACAAAAAGTATTACGACCCGCGTGTTTGGCTTCGTAAAATGGAGGAAGAAATTGTTGAACGTTTGCAAGTCGCATACAAAGATTTGAATGCGCTGAATAGAAACTAA